The proteins below are encoded in one region of Candidatus Zixiibacteriota bacterium:
- the gnd gene encoding decarboxylating 6-phosphogluconate dehydrogenase, with the protein MKIGFVGLGKMGLNMVTRLIRDDHEIIVNDIKTASAEEAVALGAEPATSLPDLTKKLPSPPVIWIMVPAGKITNSVLEELSGLLPEGSIVVDGGNSNFNDTVSNAAKLEPKKIHLLDIGTSGGIWGLEVGYCMMAGGNKQAFDAVEPILKSLAPPEGYLYVGKSGAGHYLKMIHNGIEYAMMQAYAEGFEILEKSDYEYDLKKVCHLWNQGSVVRSWLLELAENAFLEDAHLGNISDYVDDSGEGRWAVLEALDKDVPALSIVNALMTRFRSRQDESFSAKVLAALRNQFGGHAVKEKSSGE; encoded by the coding sequence ATGAAAATTGGCTTTGTTGGTCTGGGTAAAATGGGACTCAATATGGTGACCCGCTTAATTCGGGACGACCATGAGATTATTGTAAATGATATAAAAACGGCCTCCGCTGAGGAGGCCGTTGCCTTAGGTGCCGAACCGGCAACATCTCTTCCTGATTTAACCAAAAAACTCCCGTCGCCTCCGGTAATATGGATCATGGTTCCGGCGGGGAAAATCACCAACAGTGTATTGGAAGAGTTATCCGGTTTATTGCCTGAAGGCTCTATTGTTGTTGACGGCGGTAATTCCAATTTTAACGATACCGTTTCCAACGCCGCCAAATTAGAGCCCAAGAAAATTCATTTACTCGATATCGGAACTTCGGGAGGAATCTGGGGGCTTGAAGTCGGCTATTGTATGATGGCCGGGGGAAACAAGCAGGCGTTTGACGCGGTCGAACCGATCCTAAAATCTCTCGCTCCGCCGGAAGGATACTTGTATGTCGGAAAATCAGGAGCCGGACATTATCTAAAGATGATTCATAACGGGATCGAATACGCTATGATGCAGGCTTATGCCGAAGGTTTTGAAATTCTGGAAAAGTCGGATTATGAATATGACCTTAAGAAAGTCTGCCATCTTTGGAATCAGGGTTCCGTCGTTCGCAGCTGGCTATTGGAATTAGCTGAAAACGCTTTTTTGGAAGATGCCCATCTTGGAAATATTTCGGATTATGTCGATGACTCCGGAGAGGGACGCTGGGCGGTTCTTGAGGCTTTAGACAAAGATGTTCCCGCTTTAAGTATTGTAAACGCGCTGATGACACGTTTTCGGAGTCGTCAGGATGAATCATTTTCAGCCAAGGTTCTGGCAGCGCTTAGAAATCAATTTGGCGGTCATGCCGTTAAGGAAAAAAGCAGTGGGGAATGA
- the rpe gene encoding ribulose-phosphate 3-epimerase, with product MIKIAPSILGADFACIGAEAKKAEKAGADWLHIDIMDGHFVPNLTMGPDMVKALKRSTNLFLDVHLMVEKPEVFLESFAAAGADLLTFHIETAPDPTSNIELIRSLGKKVGLSINPDKPIESVLPFLHQVDLILLMSVFPGFGGQSFFPDSIERVRKIKNFIDDNNLGCLLEIDGGINRKTAPDVIAAGVDVLVMGSAFFGDDNKAELVEFFRSFPI from the coding sequence ATGATTAAGATCGCGCCATCTATTTTGGGAGCCGATTTTGCCTGTATCGGCGCAGAGGCGAAAAAGGCTGAAAAGGCAGGGGCCGATTGGCTCCATATTGATATAATGGACGGTCATTTCGTGCCTAATTTGACCATGGGACCGGATATGGTCAAAGCTCTGAAACGCTCCACCAATCTATTTTTAGATGTTCATCTTATGGTTGAAAAACCAGAGGTATTCCTTGAGTCATTTGCGGCGGCGGGCGCGGATTTGCTCACTTTTCATATCGAAACCGCCCCTGATCCCACCTCTAATATTGAGTTAATACGCTCATTGGGCAAGAAAGTCGGTTTGTCAATCAATCCTGATAAGCCGATTGAATCGGTTCTTCCTTTTCTTCATCAAGTTGATTTGATCTTGCTCATGTCGGTTTTTCCGGGTTTTGGGGGACAGAGTTTTTTCCCTGATTCTATTGAACGGGTGAGAAAAATTAAGAATTTCATAGACGATAACAATTTAGGTTGCCTGCTTGAAATCGACGGCGGTATTAATCGCAAGACTGCTCCCGATGTTATTGCGGCGGGTGTGGATGTTCTGGTTATGGGATCCGCCTTTTTTGGTGATGACAACAAAGCGGAATTGGTAGAATTTTTTCGCTCATTTCCAATTTAG